A genomic window from Arvicola amphibius chromosome 5, mArvAmp1.2, whole genome shotgun sequence includes:
- the Cxxc1 gene encoding CXXC-type zinc finger protein 1 — MEGDGSDLEPPDAGEDSKSENGENAPIYCICRKPDINCFMIGCDNCNEWFHGDCIRITEKMAKAIREWYCRECREKDPKLEIRYRHKKSRERDGSERDGSEPRDEGGGRKRPASDPDLQRRAGSGTGVGTMLARGSASPHKSSPQPLVATPSQQQQQQIKRSARMCGECEACRRTEDCGHCDFCRDMKKFGGPNKIRQKCRLRQCQLRARESYKYFPSSLSPVTPSEALPRPRRPPPTQQQPQPSQKLGRIREDEGTVLSSVVKELPEATATPEPLSDEDLALDPDLYQDFCSGALDDHGLPWMSDAEESPFMDPALRKRAVKVKHVKRREKKSEKKKEERYKRHRQKQKHKDKWKHPERADAKDPASLPQCLGPGCVRAAQPGSKYCSDDCGMKLAANRIYEILPQRIQQWQQSPCIAEEHGKKLLERIRREQQSARTRLQEMERRFHELEAIILRAKQQAVREDEENNENDSDDTDLQIFCVSCGHPINPRVALRHMERCYAKYESQTSFGSMYPTRIEGATRLFCDVYNPQSKTYCKRLQVLCPEHSRDPKVPADEVCGCPLVRDVFELTGDFCRLPKRQCNRHYCWEKLRRAEVDLERVRVWYKLDELFEQERNVRTAMTNRAGLLALMLHQTIQHDPLTTDLRSSADR; from the exons ATG GAAGGAGATGGTTCCGACCTGGAGCCCCCAGATGCTGGGGAGGACAGCAAGTCTGAGAATGGGGAGAACGCTCCCATCTACTGCATCTGCCGCAAACCGGACATCAACTGCTTCATGAT TGGCTGTGATAACTGCAATGAGTGGTTCCATGGGGACTGCATCCGGATCACTGAGAAAATGGCCAAGGCCATCCGCGAATGGTACTGTAGGGAGTGCCGAG AGAAGGACCCGAAGTTGGAGATTCGTTATCGGCACAAAAAGTCCCGGGAGCGTGATGGCAGTGAGCGGGACGGCAGTGAGCCCCGGGATGAGGGAGGAGGGCGCAAGAGGCCTGCTTCAGATCCAGACCTGCAGCGCCGGGCAGGGTCAGGGACAGGGGTTGGGACCATGCTTGCTCGGGGCTCTGCTTCGCCCCACAAATCTTCTCCACAGCCCTTGGTGGCCACACCTAGCCAG caacagcagcaacagatcAAACGGTCAGCCCGAATGTGTGGTGAGTGTGAGGCATGCCGGCGCACCGAGGACTGTGGCCACTGCGACTTCTGCCGTGACATGAAGAAGTTTGGGGGCCCCAACAAGATCCGGCAGAAGTGCCGGCTTCGCCAGTGTCAGCTGCGGGCACGG GAATCGTACAAGTACTTCCCTTCCTCG CTCTCGCCGGTGACGCCCTCAGAGGCCCTGCCAAGGCCCCGCCGGCCACCACCCACTCAACAACAGCCGCAGCCGTCGCAGAAGCTGGGGCGTATCCGTGAAGATGAGGGGACAGTGTTGTCATCAGTGGTTAAGGAGCTACCAGAGGCTACAGCCACACCGGAGCCACTTTCAGATGAGGACCTGGCACTGGACCCTGATCTGTACCAGGACTTCTGTTCGGGGGCCTTGGATGACCACGGCCTA CCCTGGATGAGTGACGCAGAAGAGTCCCCCTTCATGGACCCTGCCCTGAGGAAACGAGCAGTCAAAGTGAAGCACGTGAAGCGTCGCGAGAAGAAGTCTGAAAAGAAG AAGGAGGAGAGATATAAACGGCATCGACAGAAGCAGAAGCATAAAGACAAGTGGAAACACCCAGAAAGGGCTGATGCCAAGGACCCTGCATCACTACCGCAGTGCCTGGGGCCTGGCTGTGTGCGTGCTGCCCAGCCTGGTTCCAAGTATTGTTCAGATGACTGTGGCATGAAGCTGGCAGCCAA CCGAATCTATGAGATCCTCCCCCAGCGCATCCAGCAGTGGCAGCAAAGCCCCTGCATTGCTGAAGAGCATGGCAAGAAGCTCCTTGAACGCATCCGCCGTGAGCAGCAGAGTGCCCGCACCCGTCTCCAGGAGATGGAGCGCAGGTTCCACGAGCTTGAGGCCATCATTCTTCGAGCTAAGCAGCAGGCTGTGCGCGAGGACGAGGAG AACAACGAGAACGACAGTGACGACACAGACCTGCAGATCTTCTGCGTCTCCTGTGGGCATCCCATCAACCCACGTGTTGCCTTGCGCCACATGGAGCGTTGCTATGCCAAG TATGAGAGCCAGACATCCTTTGGGTCCATGTACCCCACACGCATTGAAGG GGCAACCCGACTCTTCTGTGATGTCTACAATCCCCAGAGCAAAACATACTGTAAGCGGCTCCAGGTGCTATGTCCTGAGCACTCACGGGACCCCAAA GTGCCAGCTGATGAGGTCTGTGGGTGTCCACTTGTACGTGATGTCTTTGAGCTCACGGGTGACTTCTGTCGCCTGCCCAAGCGCCAGTGCAATCGCCATTATTGCTGGGAGAAGCTTCGGCGTGCAGAAGTGGACTTGGAGCGTGTTCGGGTG TGGTACAAGCTGGACGAGCTATTTGAGCAGGAACGGAATGTTCGCACAGCCATGACCAACCGAGCAGGATTACTTGCCCTGATGCTGCACCAAACAATCCAACATGACCCACTCACTACCGACCTTCGATCTAGTGCTGACCGCTGA